The Helianthus annuus cultivar XRQ/B chromosome 16, HanXRQr2.0-SUNRISE, whole genome shotgun sequence genome includes a window with the following:
- the LOC110918924 gene encoding mediator of RNA polymerase II transcription subunit 14-like produces the protein MPNGTNPNVGHVYGPGTGPGGNPGASAMLTASTVASGGGMGIVPSTLLPIDVSFVLRGPYWIRIIYRKYFAVNMRCFAGDQVWLQPATPPKGGPTVGGSLPCPQFRPFIMEHVAQELNGLDPNFDGGQPSAGPTNSNNSAASPGPQLSAPNVTRAGPTVMSLPGNQPVGFNRSTNAMSASPNSLLVRRATVTVPAHVRGELNIAIIGLGDNGGYGGGWSIC, from the coding sequence ATGCCAAATGGTACAAACCCAAATGTTGGTCATGTCTATGGTCCCGGTACGGGTCCTGGTGGAAACCCTGGTGCATCTGCCATGTTAACTGCTTCTACTGTGGCTAGCGGAGGTGGCATGGGAATCGTTCCTAGTACTCTGTTACCGATTGATGTGTCGTTTGTTCTTCGTGGCCCGTATTGGATTCGGATAATATACCGGAAATATTTTGCGGTTAACATGAGGTGCTTTGCGGGTGATCAAGTTTGGTTGCAACCTGCAACGCCACCGAAAGGCGGTCCTACAGTTGGAGGTTCTTTACCCTGTCCACAGTTTCGGCCCTTCATCATGGAACATGTTGCTCAGGAGTTGAACGGTTTAGACCCGAATTTCGATGGTGGTCAACCATCAGCCGGACCAACTAATTCCAACAATTCGGCTGCGTCTCCTGGTCCGCAACTCTCAGCCCCAAATGTCACCCGAGCAGGCCCTACGGTAATGTCTCTCCCAGGAAACCAACCCGTGGGATTTAACCGTTCTACAAATGCCATGTCAGCATCACCAAATTCACTCTTAGTGCGCAGAGCTACTGTGACAGTTCCTGCTCATGTTAGAGGAGAGCTGAATATCGCCATTATCGGGCTTGGGGACAATGGTGGTTACGGTGGTGGTTGGTCCATCTGCTGA